From a single Hypomesus transpacificus isolate Combined female chromosome 14, fHypTra1, whole genome shotgun sequence genomic region:
- the fancf gene encoding Fanconi anemia group F protein, producing MEAVLKNLERIAELLAVTQTDGVKEWDQQTVNRAFQWSRYCEHLYSRFHTNPVVMKMMEKQLQVTNNRLRAAFQGVYSDVTFARLSQCQQLLLTTLLKNPALPSSLLKLLFDTSSSWKTTGNDCQEATGQCVRVIEYTSACKVLSAIDSRQTAVGPEAEVQGTMLLERLETLHNMDSDLDKRDGFLDSVLKNCGELDNLSEVIAVALLSRKNDMANNFSGVSEDKLVDWLLRNNMLFHNMCCTLSIRQLKNISQQFLKFRMAYCNILKEWASQMEYDINEGEWVPTFAKGITFKTLKNHFRSLHEEWSSLKEEMLGELNALKAADGGFDVKGLSIWGDLIYELQ from the coding sequence ATGGAGGCAGTTCTTAAAAACTTGGAAAGAATCGCCGAGCTCCTCGCAGTTACACAGACCGACGGAGTAAAAGAATGGGATCAACAAACTGTTAACAGGGCCTTTCAGTGGAGTCGTTACTGTGAACACCTGTATTCAAGGTTTCACACAAATCCTGTCGTCATGAAAATGATGGAAAAACAACTGCAGGTGACAAATAACCGCTTACGAGCAGCCTTCCAAGGAGTCTACAGCGACGTCACATTTGCTCGCTTGTCCCAGTGTCAACAATTGTTGCTCACGACGTTGTTGAAAAATCCCGCGCTTCCCAGTTCTTTATTAAAATTGCTATTTGACACTTCCAGTTCTTGGAAGACTACTGGAAATGACTGCCAGGAAGCCACTGGACAATGTGTCCGTGTCATTGAGTATACATCTGCATGCAAAGTCCTCAGTGCTAttgacagcagacagacagccgtTGGTCCTGAGGCTGAGGTACAAGGCACGATGCTTCTAGAGAGGCTCGAGACACTGCATAACATGGACAGCGACCTGGACAAGAGAGACGGATTCCTGGACTCTGTCCTTAAAAACTGTGGCGAGCTTGACAATCTCTCTGAGGTCATCGCAGTTGCTCTGTTGTCAAGGAAAAACGACATGGCTAATAACTTTTCAGGAGTTTCAGAAGACAAGCTTGTAGACTGGTTGTTGCGAAACAATATGTTatttcacaatatgtgctgTACATTATCCATTAGACAGTTGAAAAATATTTCCCAGCAGTTTTTGAAATTCAGGATGGCCTACTGTAACATTCTGAAAGAGTGGGCTTCCCAAATGGAGTACGATATAAATGAAGGAGAATGGGTTCCAACATTTGCCAAAGGGATAACTTTCAAGACACTGAAGAACCATTTTAGGTCATTACATGAAGAGTGGTCATCACTGAAAGAGGAAATGCTGGGAGAATTGAATGCACTGAAGGCTGCAGATGGAGGTTTTGATGTGAAAGGCCTCAGTATATGGGGGGACCTCATCTATGAATTACAatga